CTGTTTTCTACATTAAAGCTCGCTAATTTCTTTTCCTCGAATCTCCACTCCTTAAAGCGATAATACATCTCAACATCTTCATAATAAACTTCAGTGATTAAACCTTCAGGACATTTCTTTGTTATCCAAACTTTTCCGTCTTTTTCCCAGACAACTGCTGGAACAACTTTCCTGGTTTCTGGACAGAGGGAGTAAGTTCTGTGAGGTAAAGGACCACCGTACCCTCTACTTGCCTTTTTAAGCAGATCTTGGAATTCCTCCTCACTTAATTCAGGATATTCAATGAGATCGCGAACTTTCCTAGTTAGCTCGCTAAACTCCTTCTCACCGCTTGGAATTTCACCTATGACTTCAGCCATTTTATCACCCCTGGTATTGGATTACCCGAAATGGTATAAAAACTTTTGCGTAAATATGCAGATTTACTTGCATAGGTATGGCAGGCTAAGAGTTAAATACACTCAGAGGCAGTTAAAGTTGGTGAGCGAAATGCCAGCCAGAGAGATGAGAATGGAAATGTTCCTAAGGGCCCTGATGCGGAGGGACTTCAATAAAGCAAAGTCACATCTCGAAAAGCTCAAAAAGATGGTAGGCGACGATGAGTGGGGAAGGGGGTACTCAAAAGCAATAAACGGCTTCATATCTGCCCTAAAGGACAACGATTCCGATGCACTAATAGTTCAGCTCGTAAAAGAGGTTGATCACGAGAAAGCTGAGCAGCTCTTAGAGCATTTTGAAGGAATCCTAAAGCATGAGTTTAGGGATGAATATGAAAAAGGCTATTATACAGCATGGGTTGAGCTCTTAAAGGCTTATCTCTCACAAAAGACTCTAGGTGTTAAACGTGGCAAAAGAGGAGCTGATGAAAAAGCTTGAGGAGAAGATAAAGAATTGCACAAAATGCCCATTAGGTATGCTGAGAACAAACGCTGTCCCCGGTAGCGGGAGTTATGATGCAAAAATAATGTTTGTTGGCGAAGCTCCCGGGTATTGGGAAGATCAAAAAGGACTGCCGTTTGTAGGAAGAGCAGGAAAAGTCTTAGATGAACTTTTAGCTGAAATTGGTCTAAAAAGGGAGGATGTATACATAACGAATATAGTAAAATGCCGTCCCCCCAACAACAGGGACCCAACTGAGGATGAGATAAAAGCCTGCTGCCCATATCTAGACAGACAGATTGACATAATTAGACCTAAGGTTATTGTCCCATTAGGGAGACACTCTATGAGCTACATTCTCAAAAAATTTGGCTTTGAAGTGGAACCAATAAGCAAAATCCACGGAAAAACATTTGAAGCAAGAACGCTCTTCGGAAAGATTATCATAATGCCAATGTACCACCCAGCAGTTGCTTTGTATAAGCCCCAGCTCAAAGAAGAGCTTAGGAAGGACTTCAAAAAGCTGAAGGAAATTCTGGATAACGTTTAGGGTTTGCTTTTGTCAAATCTTCCCGAATAATTTTCTTCGTTAAACACTTGCTTTAAACTTTTTTCGTTATTTGTCTAATTGGATATAGACTTTTAGAGAAAGATTTTTATAAAAGGAGACCGTTAACGTTACCGATACTACATCATACTACATAGACATTCATAAACGTCCAAGAAAGTTCACCATAGAACATTCGAAATCTTAAATAATTTTCGATAAAATTTCGGCAATAATCAGAACGACAAAAATATTTCCAAAAACTTTATAAGCATGCCAAATAACGAATGTCTACAAATTTAGGTAGGAGGTGTTAGTTGATGGCAGACTTTGGAGTTTTGTCCCTGCTACCACCACTTGTGGCTATCATATTGGCTATTTGGACAAAAAGAGTATTGTTAGCTCTATTTGCAGGTGTCTGGATTGGTGGAGTGATGGTTTCGGGATGGAATCCAATAACGGGAACCACTCAAACTTTGGACTGGATAGTCGGAAACGCCATTGACGACTGGAACGCAAAAATCCTACTGTTCGACTTTTTAATTGGTGCAGGTGTGGGATTAATTTACAAATCTGGTGGCGCCATGGCAATTGCAAAAGCTCTAACTA
The nucleotide sequence above comes from Thermococcus sp. M39. Encoded proteins:
- the udg gene encoding type-4 uracil-DNA glycosylase, translating into MAKEELMKKLEEKIKNCTKCPLGMLRTNAVPGSGSYDAKIMFVGEAPGYWEDQKGLPFVGRAGKVLDELLAEIGLKREDVYITNIVKCRPPNNRDPTEDEIKACCPYLDRQIDIIRPKVIVPLGRHSMSYILKKFGFEVEPISKIHGKTFEARTLFGKIIIMPMYHPAVALYKPQLKEELRKDFKKLKEILDNV